In Asterias rubens chromosome 17, eAstRub1.3, whole genome shotgun sequence, a genomic segment contains:
- the LOC117301697 gene encoding uncharacterized protein LOC117301697: MRCWVYAVQTGAWDALDNYGADPTKVSVSGVSSGANMAVQLHVAYSSSIMGVGAVAGGPYYCAQGSSNKAFYGECSTIGNGNNIDVQDLIDDTDAYAANGKVDATSNMASARVYIFSGTEDTIVPTAVVKKLKNYYDHYVNSASDIMTKYDLPAGHGLNLLWFTCTMMSWITCSDVAFLICTLIGPSITTDYTNACDNNFASPNINDCNYNMAFEILNHIYGGNLVDPGSGTTLNGEVSFQVI; the protein is encoded by the exons ATGCGG TGCTGGGTTTACGCAGTTCAGACGGGAGCATGGGACGCTTTAG ATAACTATGGAGCAGACCCGACCAAAGTGTCCGTCAGTGGGGTGTCATCAGGGGCCAACATGGCGGTCCAGCTCCACGTGGCATACTCATCTAGCATCATGGGTGTTGGTGCAGTGGCAGGAG GACCGTATTACTGTGCGCAGGGGAGTTCTAATAAAGCATTCTATGGGGAATGTTCCACAATCGGGAATGGTAATAACATTGATGTCCAGGACCTCATCGATGACACCGATGCTTACGCCGCCAACGGCAAGGTGGACGCAACATCCAATATGGCGTCCGCTCGCGTCTATATTTTCAGCGGTACTGAAGATACTATCGTACCAACCG CCGTTGTTAAAAAGCTCAAGAATTACTACGACCACTACGTCAACAGTGCCAGTGATATTATGACAAAGTACGACCTACCAGCTGGACACGGATT aaacctcctctggttTACTTGCACAATGATGTCATGGATAACGTGCAGTGACGTTGCTTTTCTTATCTGTACTTTGATTGGTCCGAGC ATCACCACTGACTACACCAATGCGTGTGACAATAACTTTGCCTCACCTAACATCAATGACTGCAACTACAATATGGCCTTTGAAATCCTGAACCATATTTATGGCGGCAACCTCGTG GACCCGGGTAGTGGCACCACTTTGAACGGGGAGGTAAGTTTTCAAGTTATTTAA